In the Scyliorhinus torazame isolate Kashiwa2021f chromosome 4, sScyTor2.1, whole genome shotgun sequence genome, one interval contains:
- the tlr5b gene encoding toll-like receptor 5b, with protein sequence MMLHLALYLLGAFTAAQEADSKTCSRYQNDMTCQKCTEIPPVPIDIVNLNLNGNSIKVIEETSFSSRGQLQFLSVGLQEEPPMCVGARAFRNLPNLASLDLGGNKELELDVEAFSGLRKLQVLYLDHNGLNDSILQQGYFKDLVSLRTLILEGNKIEHIKPDATFRNLRSLVNVRFKANRIRQICDGDLDNVRPRNFQTFDISSNRYLYNNESFDWEKCGNPFQDITLHTLDISLTALSVQQLEKMFSAVRGTLIIQIKMHFMSFGRSFGFNNIDDPNNRTFSGLRDSSVLILDMTHGYIFTLATNVFSHLASLMILTLSLNKINQIEKNAFFGLESLQQLNLSFNLLGEIYSSTFDGLRDVSYIDLHHNHIGAIQHNAFHGLNQLKTLNLRDNSLSIIPGLHPLPRLAYFLMGHNRLTTVFGLKAVSSSTFLDFSNNALNNLNVFYEIMQLPAVEYLLLRENRMAMCTPAHSDTIPKDNQLLHLDLSSNFLQLMWTRNECLEVFHNLTNLTVLLLHHNYLTELPQDVFNGLDSLKRLNLSSNSLSQLSLGLFPSTLETLDLSKNRLVSPNPELFSFVRHLDLRQNQYICDCRLRDFIEWLNGTEVDLMKPLTEVYCAFPEEFQGVPLLYLNTDGCEEGVNMEPIQFALFVFSITALLIMITSVLLYNKYRGLFFIWYKRTANKILNGQKVNLEEKDYRFDAYLCFSSKDIEWVKNSLLQYLDSQFDEANRFQLCFEDRDFIPGEDHITNIRDAIWNSKKTVCIVTRQFLKDGWCVEAFNIAQSRLFHEMRDVMVVLVVGTLLDFQLMKYRPIRTYIRSRQYFRWPEDPQDHRWILDKLAGQILKEPKREDPMLQKVKPFQRLNFFNRKKANDDIGLQRVATVTR encoded by the coding sequence ATGATGTTACACTTGGCTCTGTACCTTCTTGGGGCCTTCACAGCAGCTCAGGAAGCTGATTCCAAAACCTGCTCCAGGTATCAGAACGACATGACCTGCCAGAAATGTACTGAAATCCCACCAGTGCCAATCGACATTGTCAACCTCAACTTAAATGGAAACAGCATCAAGGTTATTGAAGAGACATCATTTTCTTCCCGGGGCCAATTACAATTCCTATCAGTTGGGTTGCAGGAAGAGCCACCAATGTGTGTCGGGGCAAGAGCATTCAGAAATCTACCCAACCTGGCATCTCTGGACCTGGGGGGAAACAAAGAACTGGAGCTGGACGTGGAGGCATTTTCTGGGCTCAGAAAGCTGCAGGTCTTGTACCTGGACCATAATGGTCTCAATGACTccatcctgcaacaaggatattttAAAGATTTAGTCTCTCTGCGCACCCTCATTCTCGAAGGAAACAAGATCGAACACATCAAACCAGATGCAACATTCCGCAACCTACGCTCACTGGTAAATGTTCGTTTTAAAGCAAATCGGATTCGCCAGATTTGTGACGGGGATCTGGACAATGTTCGACCGAGGAATTTCCAAACATTTGATATCTCCTCAAACAGATATTTGTACAACAATGAAAGCTTTGACTGGGAGAAATGTGGCAATCCTTTCCAGGACATAACGCTTCACACTTTGGACATTTCACTAACTGCCCTCAGCGTCCAACAGCTGGAGAAGATGTTTTCAGCTGTAAGAGGAACACTTATTATCCAAATAAAAATGCACTTCATGTCCTTTGGTAGATCATTTGGTTTTAACAATATAGATGATCCAAACAATCGGACATTTTCTGGTCTCCGTGACAGTTCTGTGTTGATTCTGGACATGACCCATGGGTATATCTTCACTCTTGCAACAAATGTGTTTTCACACTTGGCTTCCTTGATGATTCTAACATTATCTTTGAACAAGATCAATCAGATTGAAAAGAATGCATTCTTTGGCCTCGAGTCCCTTCAACAGTTAAATCTTTCTTTCAATCTTTTGGGGGAGATCTACTCATCAACCTTTGATGGTCTGAGGGATGTCTCATACATTGATCTGCACCACAACCATATTGGGGCCATTCAGCACAACGCATTTCATGGACTGAATCAACTGAAGACATTGAATCTTCGAGACAATTCTCTCTCCATCATTCCTGGGTTGCACCCCCTGCCACGATTGGCTTATTTCTTGATGGGCCACAACCGACTCACGACAGTTTTTGGCCTGAAGGCAGTTTCCAGTAGCACCTTTCTCGATTTCTCAAACAACGCCCTGAACAACCTCAATGTTTTCTATGAGATCATGCAGCTCCCTGCGGTGGAGTATCTTTTGTTGAGGGAGAATCGTATGGCGATGTGCACTCCTGCTCATTCTGACACCATTCCAAAAGACAACCAGTTATTACATCTTGATCTCTCTAGCAACTTCCTCCAGTTGATGTGGACAAGGAATGAGTGCCTGGAGGTGTTCCATAATCTGACTAATCTAACTGTCCTTCTCCTTCATCATAACTATCTCACTGAGCTACCACAAGATGTTTTCAATGGTTTGGATTCTCTAAAGAGACTCAACTTGTCATCTAACTCCTTGTCCCAGCTCAGCCTTGGCTTGTTTCCCAGCACTCTTGAAACTCTCGACCTGTCTAAAAACCGCCTTGTGTCACCCAACCCGGAGCTCTTCAGTTTTGTGAGGCATCTCGACCTGAGGCAAAACCAATACATCTGTGATTGTCGTCTCAGGGACTTTATCGAATGGCTAAATGGCACTGAGGTGGATTTGATGAAACCGTTAACTGAGGTATATTGTGCGTTTCCTGAAGAGTTTCAAGGGGTACCTCTTCTTTATCTGAATACTGATGGATGTGAGGAAGGTGTTAATATGGAGCCAATACAATTTGCTCTTTTTGTTTTCTCCATTACGGCCTTACTGATTATGATCACTTCTGTTCTTCTCTACAATAAATACAGGGGCTTGTTCTTCATCTGGTACAAAAGAACAGCAAACAAGATTCTGAACGGTCAAAAAGTTAACCTGGAAGAAAAGGACTACAGGTTTGATGCATACCTGTGCTTTAGCAGTAAGGACATTGAGTGGGTGAAAAATTCACTTCTGCAATACTTGGACTCGCAGTTTGATGAGGCAAACAGATTTCAGCTTTGCTTTGAAGATCGCGACTTCATTCCCGGAGAAGATCACATTACAAATATCCGCGATGCCATCTGGAACAGCAAGAAGACAGTCTGCATTGTAACCAGGCAGTTCCTGAAGGACGGTTGGTGTGTCGAAGCCTTCAATATTGCCCAGAGCCGACTCTTCCACGAAATGAGGGACGTGATGGTTGTGCTGGTTGTTGGCACGCTCCTGGACTTCCAACTAATGAAGTACCGGCCCATCCGAACATACATCCGGAGCAGGCAGTACTTCCGCTGGCCGGAAGATCCGCAGGACCACAGATGGATCTTGGATAAGCTGGCAGGCCAGATTTTGAAGGAGCCCAAAAGGGAAGATCCAATGTTGCAGAAGGTGAAGCCTTTCCAACGATTGAATTTCTTCAATCGGAAGAAGGCAAACGATGATATTGGATTGCAACGGGTAGCGACAGTCACAAGATAA